A single region of the Acidithiobacillus acidisediminis genome encodes:
- a CDS encoding MotA/TolQ/ExbB proton channel family protein has product MALLAIELAVIFDRFWFLRNAMAKGRKILWLVSNRGKLRRPDLEELADMAKGLPEESLVGVALRHFNLVHHYGSARGEAFANRLDEAIFLTTPSLDKRLWVLDTIVTLAPLLGLFGTILGMFHAFSILATPDHAPSSVTGGVADALIATASGLAIAMIGLISFNAFNNAIDKTIFQLESLKVVLMNRLDGAPVVLEESAPSSANAHPIAETAAHA; this is encoded by the coding sequence ATGGCCCTGCTCGCCATTGAGCTTGCGGTGATCTTTGATCGCTTCTGGTTTTTGCGCAACGCAATGGCGAAGGGAAGAAAGATCTTATGGTTGGTCTCGAACCGGGGTAAGCTGCGGCGGCCCGATCTGGAAGAGCTTGCCGATATGGCAAAGGGTTTACCGGAAGAGTCCTTGGTTGGCGTAGCACTGCGTCACTTCAATCTGGTTCATCATTATGGCAGCGCGCGCGGTGAGGCCTTTGCCAATCGTTTGGACGAAGCCATCTTCCTGACCACCCCCAGTCTGGATAAGCGCCTGTGGGTACTGGATACGATTGTTACCTTGGCACCGCTGCTGGGACTCTTTGGCACGATTCTGGGAATGTTTCATGCTTTCAGTATCTTGGCTACACCGGATCACGCGCCAAGCTCTGTTACCGGGGGTGTGGCGGATGCATTGATTGCGACAGCATCAGGGCTTGCCATCGCCATGATTGGATTGATCAGCTTCAATGCCTTCAACAACGCTATCGATAAGACGATCTTTCAGTTGGAGTCGCTCAAAGTCGTGTTGATGAACCGTCTGGATGGTGCCCCGGTCGTGTTGGAAGAGTCAGCGCCCAGTTCAGCGAATGCGCACCCCATCGCAGAAACGGCTGCGCACGCGTAA
- a CDS encoding ExbD/TolR family protein, which produces MLPTRRPRKKGRVEIIPMIDVMLFLLVFFIMITLQMITDKGLKLQLPSSSQAKELPHPHFVLNILKDGAVEVKGKKMDLSGLTGFLSADGDVAHTQVTIAADKLVPFKDFVHVMDACQKAGVTAIGIATKET; this is translated from the coding sequence ATGCTTCCGACCCGTCGACCCCGCAAGAAAGGCCGGGTAGAAATTATCCCGATGATCGACGTCATGCTGTTTTTGCTGGTGTTCTTCATCATGATCACGCTCCAGATGATCACCGATAAGGGGCTCAAATTACAGCTTCCCAGCTCCAGCCAGGCGAAGGAGCTGCCGCATCCCCACTTTGTACTGAATATCCTCAAAGATGGGGCGGTAGAGGTAAAGGGTAAGAAAATGGATTTGTCGGGATTGACTGGTTTCCTATCCGCGGATGGAGACGTGGCCCATACCCAGGTCACCATTGCCGCTGACAAATTGGTGCCCTTCAAAGACTTTGTGCATGTGATGGATGCCTGTCAGAAGGCGGGCGTAACGGCCATCGGCATCGCCACGAAAGAAACGTGA
- a CDS encoding energy transducer TonB family protein, with protein MASAVVNTILPPDPEQGSHRFATALIAGVIVEMALIGALVWYGETHPAHPVPPPKKHVMAVQMVTLPPPPKVVPKPVVKPTPPKPIPPKPVIHHTPPPPPAPHPKMVVPPKPVPTPPAPPVKMAPPPKPVLPPKLATPPAPPPPPPLSAAERVDLMGQYVAELRPLIQNQLHVPAELRAMGLSGTATVEFEVSPSGQVLWAKVIKPSPLSAVNRAAVAAVKSGNFPAFLKKMPKQNTVFEIPIEVGADSGS; from the coding sequence ATGGCTAGTGCAGTCGTGAACACCATTCTGCCGCCGGATCCCGAGCAAGGGAGTCATCGTTTTGCTACCGCCCTGATTGCTGGGGTTATCGTCGAGATGGCTTTGATTGGTGCCTTGGTCTGGTATGGAGAGACCCATCCCGCGCATCCTGTTCCGCCGCCTAAGAAACACGTCATGGCGGTACAAATGGTGACGCTTCCCCCGCCTCCGAAGGTGGTTCCGAAGCCGGTCGTCAAACCGACCCCACCGAAACCGATACCTCCCAAGCCGGTTATCCATCATACCCCTCCGCCCCCACCGGCCCCGCACCCCAAGATGGTGGTACCCCCGAAGCCAGTACCGACCCCGCCAGCGCCACCGGTGAAGATGGCTCCACCGCCTAAACCGGTGCTGCCACCCAAGCTGGCAACCCCTCCGGCGCCGCCACCGCCACCGCCGTTATCGGCGGCAGAGCGGGTGGACCTGATGGGGCAGTATGTAGCGGAACTGCGTCCGCTCATTCAGAACCAGCTGCATGTCCCTGCCGAATTGCGCGCCATGGGACTCTCTGGGACAGCGACGGTGGAGTTTGAGGTATCACCCAGCGGTCAGGTGTTGTGGGCCAAGGTGATCAAGCCGAGCCCGTTGAGTGCGGTGAACCGGGCTGCCGTGGCAGCGGTCAAGAGCGGAAACTTCCCGGCGTTTCTGAAAAAGATGCCGAAACAGAATACGGTATTCGAGATCCCTATCGAGGTCGGCGCAGACTCGGGGTCGTAA
- a CDS encoding purine-cytosine permease family protein encodes MTDVHSLSPTLDDERTALPGGVGLIWLAATMTASTLPLGALIIALFPRADFLLVLILASLFFVTVGLISLPGFQLGIPTMAISARLFGSSFNRLISISNWFSQVGWQAVVLVLVVFVIRSLLEYLHLAQGTTALALAIVLSVLANFVIPVIGYSAIVKVQSFSAVIMGCFALYILWHLHGFSLLWTESYASHHGSWLQTFAALSLALMGGALSWTMFAADYSRYLARSSKPVAVFLWPALGGGVGGALILWLAFSLYFTGGIKINAGGLSIAAKGMASPVLYLAFCIFAILGLLASNFLNSYSSAFSLAVTLGRDLNRKYVTLLDAVLASLLAFYVLFVAPSFFDAFQTFLDLLIIIAAPWTGVVCSAIVLRADSSLVEGIKSPAYGRIAILLLGVMATILFSNNPLWEGWGARILANNDISPLIGFGLGLLLETVHQLAVRRKLVKMTGKIAVADALVEHP; translated from the coding sequence ATGACAGATGTCCATTCGCTGTCTCCGACGCTAGATGACGAAAGAACAGCATTACCTGGTGGAGTAGGCCTGATCTGGCTCGCAGCAACCATGACCGCATCAACTCTACCGTTGGGAGCTCTCATCATTGCTCTGTTTCCGCGCGCGGATTTTCTGTTGGTACTGATCTTGGCGTCACTGTTTTTTGTGACGGTTGGTCTCATCAGTTTGCCGGGATTCCAATTGGGAATTCCCACCATGGCGATATCTGCACGATTGTTCGGTTCATCTTTTAACCGATTGATATCAATCAGTAATTGGTTCTCCCAAGTAGGATGGCAGGCTGTGGTATTAGTCTTGGTGGTTTTCGTGATTCGTAGCCTGTTGGAGTATCTCCATCTCGCTCAGGGAACGACGGCATTAGCCCTGGCAATTGTGTTGAGTGTTCTAGCCAACTTTGTCATTCCAGTGATTGGCTATTCGGCAATCGTCAAGGTGCAAAGTTTTTCAGCCGTCATCATGGGTTGCTTTGCTCTCTATATACTTTGGCACCTACATGGCTTTTCCCTGCTGTGGACAGAATCGTATGCGTCCCATCATGGCTCTTGGCTACAGACGTTTGCGGCACTCTCCTTAGCCCTGATGGGAGGGGCACTTTCGTGGACTATGTTCGCTGCTGATTATTCCCGCTACCTTGCCCGCAGCAGTAAGCCCGTAGCCGTGTTTCTTTGGCCCGCCTTGGGTGGCGGAGTTGGTGGGGCGCTGATTCTTTGGTTGGCGTTTTCCCTGTACTTTACGGGTGGGATAAAGATAAATGCTGGCGGACTCTCCATAGCAGCAAAGGGCATGGCTTCTCCAGTGCTATATCTGGCCTTCTGTATTTTTGCCATTCTTGGATTGTTGGCTTCTAATTTTTTGAATTCCTATAGTTCTGCCTTTAGTTTGGCGGTAACTTTGGGAAGGGATTTGAACCGTAAATATGTGACGTTACTGGACGCCGTACTTGCCTCACTGCTGGCTTTTTATGTTCTATTTGTGGCGCCATCCTTCTTCGACGCATTCCAGACCTTCCTGGATCTGTTGATCATCATTGCCGCACCTTGGACTGGCGTCGTCTGTAGTGCAATTGTTCTGCGCGCGGATTCAAGCTTGGTCGAGGGGATTAAGTCTCCAGCGTATGGGAGGATTGCCATTTTGCTCCTAGGTGTGATGGCGACCATTCTGTTCTCCAATAATCCCTTATGGGAAGGCTGGGGGGCGCGGATTCTTGCCAATAATGATATTTCACCGCTGATCGGCTTCGGATTGGGTTTGCTGCTTGAGACAGTGCACCAGCTCGCAGTTCGCCGTAAATTGGTGAAAATGACAGGGAAGATTGCTGTTGCTGATGCGCTAGTGGAGCACCCATGA
- a CDS encoding amidohydrolase family protein has translation MTGDRAITIYRAAILNPQDSQSWEYWRDGACVVQNAHIIACGNAPAILQRYPNAQIEELEGVLVPGFVDLHCHWVQHAVQGAYSGELLQWLQEHIWPEEGRFTDENRARNHARTFYADMLRAGTVMGMSFSSVHIGATKIAITEMRGDWIIGNALMAVNAPEYLTKHSGHEQNVLQNVMGEIDRKHYAVTPRFAPNMREKDLQVAGKIAYDHGLFVQTHLAESRAETRWVKELFPEAESYTDVYDRAGLLGPRSILAHAIEMTDAEWRCLASRGAWVAHCPSSNEALDNARMPLEKLRQFTIPWALASDIGGGPSHSMLHVLQRFFALHEKAGVRVSPEEGLFRATLAGAHAMGRMDVAGNFMPGKRADFILMPEKPHPGHVEAWFRDLCRGEPADLEVRPLATWLGGERIQMLGEL, from the coding sequence ATGACTGGCGACCGCGCCATCACGATATACCGGGCAGCGATTCTTAATCCGCAAGATTCTCAATCCTGGGAATATTGGCGAGACGGCGCCTGTGTAGTGCAGAATGCTCACATAATCGCTTGTGGTAACGCGCCGGCAATATTACAGCGCTACCCTAATGCGCAGATTGAAGAGCTGGAAGGTGTTCTGGTGCCGGGATTTGTCGATCTCCATTGTCACTGGGTTCAGCACGCTGTGCAGGGTGCCTACAGCGGAGAATTGCTGCAGTGGTTACAGGAGCATATCTGGCCAGAGGAAGGGCGTTTTACCGATGAAAATCGGGCACGCAACCATGCGAGAACTTTCTATGCAGATATGCTCCGTGCAGGGACAGTGATGGGGATGAGCTTCTCCAGCGTGCATATTGGCGCAACGAAAATTGCGATTACAGAGATGCGTGGTGATTGGATCATTGGAAACGCACTGATGGCGGTGAATGCGCCAGAGTATCTTACTAAGCACAGTGGGCACGAGCAGAACGTCCTGCAGAATGTCATGGGTGAAATTGACAGGAAACATTATGCAGTAACTCCGCGCTTTGCACCAAATATGCGCGAGAAAGACTTGCAGGTAGCAGGAAAAATCGCATATGACCATGGACTATTTGTGCAAACACATCTCGCAGAAAGTCGCGCGGAAACGCGCTGGGTGAAAGAGCTCTTTCCCGAGGCAGAGAGCTATACGGATGTTTATGATCGGGCAGGATTGCTTGGACCTCGTAGTATTCTCGCCCATGCTATAGAAATGACGGATGCCGAGTGGCGGTGTCTTGCCAGTCGCGGCGCGTGGGTAGCGCATTGCCCCAGCAGTAACGAAGCACTGGATAATGCGAGGATGCCTCTCGAAAAGTTGCGCCAATTTACTATTCCCTGGGCGCTTGCCTCCGATATCGGCGGCGGTCCTAGTCACAGTATGTTACATGTGCTGCAACGTTTTTTCGCCCTGCATGAGAAAGCGGGTGTGCGGGTAAGCCCAGAAGAAGGGCTATTCCGTGCCACTCTTGCTGGCGCTCATGCCATGGGTCGGATGGACGTTGCCGGAAACTTCATGCCAGGGAAACGGGCAGATTTCATCTTGATGCCAGAAAAGCCTCATCCAGGTCACGTTGAAGCGTGGTTTCGAGATCTTTGCCGTGGTGAGCCAGCTGATTTGGAAGTGCGGCCATTGGCTACCTGGCTCGGTGGAGAGCGAATTCAGATGTTGGGAGAGTTATGA
- a CDS encoding adenosine deaminase: MNAIEKEKFLKMPKVELHLHLEGTLEPEMLLALAKKNHVDLPYKTTESIRAAYQFSDLQSFLDLYYFATQCLRTEEDFYDLALAYLHRCKEENILYTEMFFDPQTHLAHGVPLPVVMAGISSARAHAEREWGVGSALILCFERDRPAADTVSILEEAEKIGGIVGIGLDSAEKNNPPVKFKETFSAARCLGLHRVAHAGEEGPPAYIVEALDILDVERIDHGVRALESPGLVARLVDEQIPLTVCPFSNVSLGGFPALSNHNVGKLLGEGLKVTINSDDPAYFGGYLTSNIVDTWSALDLSWEQAVLVQKNAIDASFTTPQEKRRMQQKLEEYLTF, translated from the coding sequence ATGAACGCTATAGAAAAAGAGAAATTTCTGAAGATGCCAAAGGTGGAACTGCACCTGCACTTGGAAGGCACTCTGGAACCTGAGATGTTGCTCGCTCTGGCGAAAAAAAATCATGTTGACCTGCCCTATAAGACTACAGAGTCGATACGTGCAGCATATCAATTTTCTGATCTGCAAAGTTTTCTTGATCTCTACTATTTTGCTACTCAATGTTTGCGGACAGAGGAAGACTTTTACGATCTGGCCCTGGCCTATCTACATCGGTGCAAAGAGGAAAATATCCTGTATACAGAGATGTTCTTCGACCCGCAAACACATCTGGCGCATGGTGTGCCTCTGCCTGTGGTAATGGCTGGGATCTCCTCTGCACGGGCACATGCAGAGCGAGAATGGGGGGTCGGTTCGGCGCTTATTCTTTGTTTTGAACGCGATCGACCTGCTGCGGATACGGTATCGATTCTAGAGGAGGCGGAAAAAATTGGTGGGATCGTTGGTATTGGGCTGGATTCTGCGGAGAAAAATAATCCTCCGGTAAAGTTCAAGGAGACGTTTTCAGCGGCGCGTTGTTTGGGGTTGCACAGGGTGGCTCATGCGGGAGAGGAAGGGCCACCGGCTTATATTGTTGAGGCCCTTGATATCCTTGATGTCGAGAGAATTGATCATGGCGTACGCGCCTTGGAGTCTCCTGGGTTGGTGGCGCGGTTGGTCGACGAGCAGATTCCGCTGACGGTCTGTCCATTTTCGAACGTTTCCTTGGGAGGATTTCCTGCGCTCTCCAATCACAATGTCGGGAAGTTGCTGGGTGAGGGGTTGAAGGTCACTATTAACTCTGATGATCCGGCATATTTTGGTGGCTATCTCACGTCTAATATTGTGGATACGTGGAGTGCGCTGGATCTCAGTTGGGAACAGGCAGTGCTAGTGCAGAAAAATGCGATCGACGCCAGTTTTACAACACCGCAAGAGAAGCGGCGTATGCAGCAAAAACTTGAAGAATATCTCACTTTCTAA
- a CDS encoding purine nucleoside permease, whose product MMKKRAIMLCTSVIVAALIPAFAVARETVVYSPKVIVLTAFPPEWHAWTKLSPYHYRTMQVAGLIRPLICSKDRVCVTETGEGEINAAVSVTSIVKDAQLDVRKTIFIRSGIAGGVDQPDSPLGSVYINDWIISWAFGHHYLSDQKKLAWSPPGCNNYAKEYSKPSDCTNYSQNSLENLAYRINPRLLAMAVGAASAVKLGNDSAAIGLDDRFHLQKQPKVLVGATITGDDFWIGKENQEIAQKIVKMYTQGTGRYTNTAMEDLGDISALSRFGLAKNYLSVRGISDIDVPPPGETEESIWAKGDLYAGELAEKNAVIVTQAIITKILLQKD is encoded by the coding sequence ATGATGAAGAAAAGAGCGATTATGTTGTGCACGTCGGTTATTGTCGCTGCACTGATTCCTGCTTTTGCGGTTGCGCGGGAAACAGTGGTATATTCGCCAAAAGTGATTGTGTTAACAGCATTTCCACCAGAATGGCACGCCTGGACAAAGCTGAGCCCGTATCATTATCGTACGATGCAGGTGGCTGGGTTGATACGCCCGCTTATTTGTAGCAAGGATCGCGTCTGCGTTACCGAAACTGGCGAAGGAGAAATTAACGCTGCGGTGTCAGTTACCAGTATTGTCAAAGACGCCCAGCTTGATGTTCGCAAGACCATCTTTATCCGCAGCGGAATTGCCGGCGGAGTGGATCAACCCGATTCTCCCCTGGGTAGTGTATATATCAATGATTGGATCATTTCCTGGGCATTTGGTCATCATTATCTATCGGACCAGAAAAAATTGGCGTGGTCACCTCCAGGTTGCAATAATTACGCGAAGGAATATAGCAAACCATCTGATTGTACAAACTACTCTCAGAATTCTCTGGAAAACCTCGCCTATCGGATCAATCCCCGGCTTTTGGCAATGGCAGTGGGCGCTGCGAGCGCAGTTAAACTAGGCAATGATTCTGCTGCAATTGGTTTGGATGATAGATTTCACTTGCAAAAGCAGCCAAAAGTGCTGGTGGGTGCGACGATCACCGGAGATGACTTCTGGATAGGAAAGGAGAATCAGGAAATTGCGCAGAAAATCGTGAAAATGTATACGCAGGGCACTGGAAGATATACCAACACGGCGATGGAAGATCTTGGCGATATTTCTGCCTTATCGCGCTTTGGGTTGGCTAAAAATTATCTTTCTGTTCGTGGGATATCTGACATCGATGTGCCGCCTCCAGGGGAAACGGAGGAGAGCATCTGGGCGAAAGGTGATCTCTACGCTGGTGAGCTAGCAGAGAAGAACGCGGTAATTGTTACGCAGGCGATCATTACTAAAATCTTGCTACAGAAAGATTGA
- a CDS encoding xanthine dehydrogenase family protein molybdopterin-binding subunit encodes MTKKCEPARRDAREKILGQAIYVDDLQPAEALYGATIRTRLPGGLVEAVHFAKDWDWSEYLIVRASDIPGKNAVKFIEDDQPILVDKQYRHAGEPVLLLAHPDRERLHAALSQIHLDERAGPEPVWDIDAALMTDRPVIPQNTYTDYLLQKGDLAAGDEECDCVIELRAETPAQEQLYIEPQGMIAKVMSDGRMRVEGSMQCPYYVLDALRQCLGWEEKRVQVVQTTTGGAFGGKEDYPSVIACHAALLALKAQGRPVKLVYERGEDLRVTPKRHPSRTLIRLGATRDGELRLIDMDFAIDGGSYRTLSPVVLSRGVIHAAGPYHCPNIRVRGRAVFTNHPPFGAFRGFGAPQSIFAIEIAMDRLAAKLGMDPAVLRRKNLLRPGLTSATSDRQSHDCFAEEVLDIALLRSRYQEKKTAYETWNAGAGNTRRGIGLACFAHGAGFTGNGELYLASRLSLALQPDGTVEILCSNTEMGQGAATTLCQVAAEALGVPLDFIHFPAVDTSRVPNSGPTVASRTCMVVGGLVSAAAQKLRHALEDRGLDLAHFAAEPYVESCAALCAEHGGEWRITETYQAPTGMVWDEKHFQGRAYASFAWACYVAEIEVDVTTLETRLLHFTAVQEIGKAVHAQIAQGQIEGGVVQGIGWALFEDIVWNDKGIMANDRLTNYIIPTSADIPEIDVVFLEKGLGAGPDGAKGIGELPMDGPAPAIVNALHHALGVAPSRIPASPERLLEALEIAAEEQS; translated from the coding sequence ATGACGAAGAAATGCGAGCCTGCCCGCCGCGACGCGCGGGAAAAGATCTTGGGGCAAGCGATCTACGTGGATGATCTGCAGCCTGCAGAGGCCTTATACGGTGCGACGATTCGGACGCGCTTGCCGGGAGGCTTGGTGGAAGCGGTGCATTTTGCGAAGGATTGGGATTGGTCGGAATACCTTATTGTCAGGGCCAGCGACATCCCAGGAAAAAACGCCGTGAAATTCATCGAGGATGATCAACCAATCCTGGTGGATAAGCAGTATCGACATGCTGGAGAGCCCGTTTTGTTGCTGGCGCATCCGGATCGGGAACGGTTGCATGCAGCGTTGTCCCAGATTCACCTAGACGAGCGCGCCGGCCCGGAACCCGTCTGGGATATCGATGCAGCCTTGATGACTGACAGGCCGGTCATTCCCCAGAATACCTACACGGACTATCTACTGCAGAAAGGGGATCTGGCCGCGGGTGACGAAGAGTGTGACTGTGTCATAGAACTGCGCGCTGAGACGCCGGCGCAGGAGCAGTTGTACATCGAACCGCAAGGGATGATTGCGAAGGTCATGTCCGATGGGCGGATGCGCGTAGAGGGCTCGATGCAGTGCCCCTATTATGTGCTTGACGCCCTGCGCCAGTGCCTCGGATGGGAGGAGAAGCGAGTCCAGGTCGTGCAGACGACTACTGGCGGTGCCTTCGGCGGTAAGGAAGATTATCCATCGGTCATTGCCTGTCATGCCGCTCTGTTGGCGCTCAAGGCGCAAGGTCGACCGGTGAAACTGGTCTATGAGCGCGGCGAGGATCTACGGGTCACCCCTAAGCGGCATCCGTCGCGCACTCTGATCCGCCTGGGCGCCACCCGAGATGGCGAGTTACGTTTGATTGATATGGATTTTGCCATTGATGGCGGGTCCTACCGTACCCTGAGTCCGGTGGTCTTATCCCGTGGGGTGATCCATGCCGCCGGACCCTACCATTGCCCGAACATCCGCGTGCGAGGACGGGCGGTGTTCACTAATCATCCGCCTTTTGGCGCCTTCCGCGGGTTTGGTGCGCCCCAGAGCATCTTTGCCATCGAGATCGCCATGGATCGTCTCGCGGCAAAACTGGGAATGGATCCCGCCGTGTTGCGACGGAAGAATCTTCTCCGGCCAGGGCTTACCAGTGCCACCAGTGATCGGCAGAGTCACGATTGTTTTGCCGAAGAGGTGCTCGACATTGCCTTGCTGCGCAGTCGATATCAGGAGAAGAAAACCGCCTACGAAACATGGAACGCAGGTGCTGGCAACACGCGTCGGGGCATTGGCTTGGCTTGTTTTGCCCACGGCGCAGGTTTTACGGGTAATGGAGAGCTGTACCTTGCCTCTCGACTCAGTCTCGCCCTGCAGCCTGATGGGACGGTGGAGATTCTCTGCTCCAATACTGAAATGGGGCAAGGCGCTGCTACGACGCTGTGCCAAGTCGCAGCGGAGGCCCTCGGCGTTCCGTTGGATTTTATTCACTTTCCTGCCGTAGATACGAGTCGGGTTCCCAATTCTGGACCAACGGTAGCCTCACGGACCTGTATGGTGGTGGGTGGCTTGGTTTCGGCCGCTGCCCAGAAACTCCGGCATGCCTTGGAGGACCGTGGGCTGGATCTTGCGCATTTCGCAGCAGAGCCGTATGTCGAGAGTTGTGCCGCACTCTGCGCCGAGCATGGTGGAGAATGGCGTATCACCGAGACCTATCAGGCTCCCACCGGGATGGTCTGGGACGAGAAGCACTTCCAGGGTCGTGCCTATGCCAGTTTTGCCTGGGCCTGTTATGTGGCGGAAATCGAGGTGGACGTGACGACGCTGGAAACCCGCTTGTTACATTTCACGGCGGTGCAAGAAATTGGCAAGGCGGTACATGCACAGATCGCACAGGGACAGATTGAAGGGGGTGTGGTGCAGGGGATTGGTTGGGCCCTGTTCGAGGACATAGTCTGGAACGATAAGGGGATCATGGCTAATGATCGCCTGACAAACTACATCATTCCGACCTCTGCAGACATTCCGGAAATCGACGTCGTTTTTTTGGAAAAGGGATTGGGTGCCGGGCCCGATGGTGCCAAGGGCATTGGTGAATTGCCTATGGATGGCCCCGCGCCGGCCATTGTCAATGCGCTGCATCATGCCTTGGGTGTGGCACCCTCCCGGATTCCTGCGTCACCAGAGCGACTGCTCGAAGCTTTGGAGATCGCGGCGGAGGAACAATCATGA
- a CDS encoding (2Fe-2S)-binding protein: protein MSIEFILNGKPVCSQSPAPTRLLDVLREEFALTGSKEGCGEGECGACAVRIDGELVNSCLVPIGQLPGARVQTIEGVSAESPLVRSFARCGATQCGICTPGMMLAAQALLETCPTPTLPEIRWALSGNLCRCTGYGRIYEAVAEAAQEMA, encoded by the coding sequence ATGAGTATCGAATTTATCTTGAACGGGAAGCCCGTTTGCTCCCAGTCTCCGGCACCAACTCGCCTACTGGATGTGCTCCGCGAAGAATTTGCTCTGACCGGCAGCAAGGAGGGATGCGGCGAGGGGGAGTGTGGTGCCTGCGCCGTGCGCATTGACGGCGAATTGGTGAACAGCTGTTTGGTGCCCATTGGTCAATTACCTGGTGCCAGGGTGCAAACGATTGAAGGGGTGTCCGCAGAATCGCCCCTGGTGCGCAGTTTCGCTCGCTGTGGAGCCACGCAGTGTGGCATATGCACGCCAGGGATGATGTTGGCGGCACAAGCCCTGTTGGAGACCTGTCCCACCCCGACCTTACCAGAGATTCGTTGGGCGCTTAGCGGTAATCTTTGCCGCTGCACCGGCTATGGGCGTATCTACGAAGCCGTGGCGGAAGCCGCGCAGGAGATGGCCTGA
- a CDS encoding FAD binding domain-containing protein, producing MGDWYRPSSLAAAVEFLRQHPGQPQIIQGGTDVMVGRGSGLDGAEDWLDLSGIAELREYCEASDGSLRIGAGVSLSQLQADARVRRKWPNLASSASQTGAPAIQNRATLGGNVCNASPAADNAPALLAYDAELEIIGPQGRRSLPYRDFHLDYRRTALGPAELLARIRLHPIPADFCHYYRKVGTRAAQAIAKVGLAAVIQWTEAGVIAEARFAFSSVSATPKLAVHLAHALAGKTREQISMQSIQNALIQDIAPLSDIRSSDTYRREIAGRLVWEALHTPITQE from the coding sequence ATGGGTGACTGGTATCGTCCCAGTAGTCTTGCGGCTGCAGTTGAATTTCTCCGCCAACATCCAGGGCAGCCGCAGATCATCCAGGGTGGCACCGACGTCATGGTCGGGCGCGGTAGTGGCTTGGATGGTGCAGAAGATTGGCTGGATCTCAGTGGTATCGCAGAGTTGCGGGAATACTGTGAAGCTAGCGATGGCAGTTTGCGTATTGGTGCGGGTGTCTCGCTCTCCCAATTACAGGCGGACGCGCGGGTACGGAGGAAATGGCCCAATCTCGCATCTTCGGCGTCCCAAACTGGTGCGCCGGCAATTCAGAATCGTGCCACCTTGGGGGGGAATGTCTGTAATGCGTCACCAGCGGCAGATAACGCTCCCGCGTTGCTGGCCTATGATGCCGAATTGGAAATTATTGGTCCGCAAGGGCGCCGAAGTTTGCCCTACCGGGACTTTCATCTGGATTACCGGCGCACGGCCTTGGGGCCCGCGGAACTGCTTGCCCGAATTCGACTACATCCCATACCCGCGGATTTCTGTCATTACTATCGTAAGGTAGGCACTCGTGCTGCCCAGGCCATTGCCAAGGTGGGGCTGGCTGCGGTGATTCAATGGACAGAAGCCGGTGTTATCGCCGAAGCCCGTTTTGCTTTTTCCAGCGTTTCTGCCACGCCAAAGTTGGCGGTGCATCTTGCGCACGCATTGGCTGGAAAAACTAGAGAGCAGATCTCGATGCAGAGCATTCAGAATGCATTGATCCAGGATATTGCGCCGTTATCGGATATCCGTTCCAGCGATACCTATCGCCGGGAAATTGCCGGGCGCTTGGTTTGGGAGGCGTTGCATACGCCCATTACGCAGGAGTGA
- a CDS encoding ureidoglycolate lyase, with amino-acid sequence MEVMEQQIVNVPLVDASEDALKDYGVMISEKVFSPGLTIPFYQGSVEEGQNLDFVYTGRAVVRTARISHRSPEITWLERHQAMSQIFVGLGASPFVMVLGKPNHLQGESVPQLESVKAFRIPAGHGVMIHVGTWHDFPMAFDGQPVTVLTMNSDEVVTALASAESADEMDTGDVYKIDIQRRTGKVLRVPF; translated from the coding sequence ATGGAAGTCATGGAGCAGCAAATCGTTAATGTGCCTTTGGTGGATGCCAGCGAGGATGCGTTGAAGGATTATGGGGTGATGATTTCGGAAAAGGTCTTTTCCCCTGGGCTGACCATCCCCTTTTATCAGGGAAGCGTAGAGGAAGGACAAAATCTCGATTTTGTCTATACCGGACGCGCAGTGGTGCGGACGGCACGCATTTCCCATCGTAGTCCCGAAATTACCTGGTTAGAGCGGCATCAGGCCATGAGCCAAATCTTTGTTGGCTTGGGGGCTTCTCCTTTTGTCATGGTGCTTGGCAAGCCTAATCACTTGCAGGGAGAGTCTGTTCCGCAACTGGAGAGTGTGAAGGCTTTCCGTATCCCCGCCGGGCATGGCGTGATGATACACGTGGGGACGTGGCACGATTTCCCTATGGCCTTTGATGGTCAGCCGGTGACCGTGCTTACCATGAACTCCGACGAGGTGGTGACCGCGTTAGCCTCTGCAGAATCCGCCGATGAAATGGACACTGGGGATGTCTACAAAATCGACATCCAGCGGCGCACGGGTAAGGTACTGCGGGTTCCTTTCTGA